A single Phycisphaerae bacterium DNA region contains:
- a CDS encoding DsbA family protein → MSKRTKHRKQTAPRQPPEPRRDNTATETPAPHTASTTIVPDSYYIAGIIFLAIAIFCTVMLVLSHVKGISLPGCQKGGACDQVAAGPWGKVPRTQWPISFVGLAYFSGLLLAWLGSKGGVADPLRYLVRLGVLLSVLYVIVLIVEQKFCVYCLGTHAANFAFWIVLEKCRRTPLSIWRPIATVGVVFLLASAALGAIRERENKAVQQSQEKQLADSTKEIIKSSAGGEPSNQTSSESTSVTTAPAIDRPWKGGFTGRYLRGPKISPIRIVILTDYQCPDCYNTERDIHSILERRPEVSLSVKHFPMCADCNPNFEKNNMHPNACWAARAAETAGFLRGNDGFWQMHDWLFRNKGGFTNVQFSAGLRELGYSPEEEKQFNSIMMSQPMLDLVKSDIQEGIWLGLHYTPMVFINGVELKGVFAPQAVTRAVEALAATSPPPMTAELDQPPPASEKYVSDWRENEFKFSGDDSQPWPLGVQGAALHIAIWGDYQEPNTAKADELVRRFIAGRTDAQYVFRHYPVNQACNPAAGLTKHPNACRAHQAAEAAGILGGVEGYWKMHDWLMKHQADFSEDALRKAVQEMGFIPEAFFITMDSPSVREHIIEDCNYGKQLSLFAVPCIFINGKFVPRWQVQGEDVLERIMAEAARSPVTSAPPPAQN, encoded by the coding sequence ATGTCGAAACGCACCAAGCACCGCAAGCAGACGGCTCCCCGTCAACCACCGGAACCCCGACGCGACAACACCGCGACGGAAACACCCGCGCCGCACACCGCTTCCACGACCATCGTCCCCGACAGCTATTACATCGCGGGCATCATCTTCCTGGCGATCGCCATCTTCTGCACCGTCATGCTCGTCCTCAGCCACGTCAAGGGTATCAGCCTCCCCGGCTGTCAGAAGGGCGGCGCCTGCGACCAGGTGGCCGCCGGCCCGTGGGGCAAAGTCCCGCGGACCCAGTGGCCGATCTCCTTCGTCGGCCTGGCCTATTTCTCCGGTCTCCTCCTCGCCTGGCTCGGCTCCAAAGGCGGTGTCGCCGACCCGTTGCGTTATCTCGTTCGCCTCGGCGTCTTGCTCTCCGTCCTCTACGTCATCGTCCTCATCGTCGAACAAAAATTCTGCGTCTACTGTCTCGGCACACACGCCGCCAACTTCGCCTTCTGGATCGTCCTCGAAAAATGCCGCCGCACGCCGCTGTCCATCTGGCGGCCGATCGCCACCGTCGGCGTCGTGTTCCTCCTCGCTTCCGCGGCCCTTGGCGCAATTCGCGAACGTGAGAACAAGGCCGTCCAGCAATCGCAGGAAAAACAACTCGCCGATTCCACCAAAGAGATCATCAAGTCCTCGGCAGGCGGCGAACCATCGAACCAGACTTCCTCGGAATCCACCTCCGTGACCACCGCTCCCGCCATCGACCGCCCGTGGAAAGGCGGCTTCACCGGCCGATACCTTCGCGGGCCGAAAATATCCCCGATCCGCATAGTGATCCTGACCGACTATCAATGCCCCGACTGTTACAACACGGAACGCGACATCCACAGCATCCTCGAGCGCCGCCCCGAAGTCTCTCTCTCGGTCAAGCACTTCCCCATGTGTGCGGACTGCAACCCGAACTTCGAAAAGAACAACATGCACCCCAACGCCTGCTGGGCGGCCCGGGCGGCCGAGACCGCCGGTTTCCTTCGCGGAAACGACGGCTTCTGGCAGATGCACGATTGGTTGTTCCGCAACAAGGGCGGTTTCACGAACGTACAATTTTCCGCCGGCCTGAGGGAATTGGGCTACAGCCCCGAGGAGGAAAAACAGTTCAATTCCATCATGATGAGCCAGCCCATGCTCGACCTCGTGAAGTCCGACATTCAGGAAGGGATCTGGCTCGGGCTGCACTACACGCCCATGGTCTTCATCAACGGCGTGGAACTAAAGGGCGTCTTCGCGCCGCAGGCCGTCACCCGCGCCGTCGAAGCACTGGCGGCAACGAGTCCGCCGCCCATGACCGCCGAGCTGGATCAACCCCCGCCCGCCTCCGAAAAGTACGTCTCCGACTGGCGCGAAAACGAGTTCAAGTTCTCCGGCGACGACAGCCAACCCTGGCCGCTGGGCGTTCAAGGCGCGGCCCTGCATATCGCCATCTGGGGTGACTATCAGGAGCCGAACACGGCCAAGGCCGATGAACTCGTCCGCCGCTTCATTGCCGGTCGCACCGACGCCCAATACGTCTTTCGCCACTATCCCGTGAACCAGGCCTGCAACCCTGCCGCCGGCCTCACCAAGCATCCGAACGCCTGCCGCGCGCATCAGGCCGCCGAAGCGGCCGGCATCCTCGGCGGCGTCGAGGGATACTGGAAGATGCACGACTGGCTGATGAAACACCAGGCGGACTTCTCCGAAGATGCCCTTCGCAAGGCCGTGCAGGAAATGGGCTTTATACCCGAGGCCTTCTTCATCACCATGGACAGTCCCTCGGTCCGGGAGCATATCATCGAAGACTGCAACTACGGAAAACAGCTCAGTCTGTTCGCCGTCCCCTGCATTTTTATCAATGGGAAGTTCGTCCCCCGCTGGCAGGTGCAGGGCGAGGACGTCCTGGAGCGGATCATGGCCGAGGCGGCCCGCTCGCCGGTCACGTCCGCCCCTCCGCCTGCACAGAATTAG